The Aeoliella mucimassa genome includes the window GAGCGGCGGTTGGGCTTCGCCGCCGCACGCGACCAGGGCCTCGGCGGTGCGATGCTTGTCGATCGTGGTGTCGGCGGTCGGGGTCGAGCCGAACAGCGGCACGATTGCGGTGCGGTAACCGTCGCCTGCAGCGTAGCGGGCGGTGGCCTCAAGCGGCATTTGCTGCGAAGCGCCGACCACTGTAAGCATGGCAGCGCGTCCGCCGCCGCGTTGGCGTCGCCAGGTGCGACCGCCATCGTCGGTGGCCACAATCGTGCCGGCAGCGCCAACGGCCCAGCCGCGCTGAGTGTCGACGAACGCTAGTTGTTCAATCGGTAGGCTCAACCCGGTCGCTTGGGGAGTCCAGCTGGCTCCAGCATCGGCCGAGTAGGCAATCACGCTGCCTGGCATGCCTGCGATCCACACGTGCGAACCGACCGCCGCGACCGCGTTCCATTGCCAGCCACGTTCCATCGCTACCGAAAGCGACAGCGGAGGACTCGTGGGAGGTTGCCAAGTGGTGCCGGAGTCGGTGCTGTGCAGCACTTGGCCATCGCTGCCGACGAGCCAGGCTTCGGTGGTCGACACCGCGCAGAGCGCGCGAGGTTCGCGAAGGTCGGTCGACCCGAGCGGAGGAGCATGGATCTCGCGATCGAACACGACGCCGCGAGCGCCGTGCGCACCGGCCAGGTAGCCGGTGTCGGCATCCACGAAGTCAGCAGCCAGCCAAGTGCTCTGCGATCGGCTCGCCAGGGCCTGCCAGCTTTTGCCACCGTCGCGGGTGGCGAACATGCCAGCGGGGTAGAAGCTACTGCCGTAGCCGGTCGCAACGCCATGAGCGGCGTCGAAGAACTTGACGAATGTCAGACGGGGTAGGGTAGGGGTGTCGACCGTTTGCCAGTGAGCACCACCATCCATGGTGCGAAGCACCACGCCGGTGGTGCGATGCGTGAGCGGAGCGGCCGAGCCACCGACGATCCAGCCTCGCTGGTCGTCGGCAAAGCTGACCGACAGCAAAGGGCAAGTAACGCCGGACCGTTGGGCGGTCCAGTGCGCGCCGCCATCGTCGGTGGACAAGATCACCCCGCGATCTCCCACGGCCCAACCATGCTGCGCATCGACAAACGTCACGTCGTGCAACGTTGCGTCGTCGGCCAGTACTTGGTCGAGGGTTTGCGCGTTGTTAGCTCTTCGCGATCGGCCTGATTGCAGTTGGGCGGCCAGCGATTGTGCGTAGATCGGGCTGGCGAGCGTGAAGATCGCCAGCAACGAAACGAATATGCGGGTGGTCCAAGTCATCGATCAAGCATCCTTGCTGTCGCTTGGGAAGAGCGAATTTCGCGATAGTTGCTGGCTATTGTAACCGGTTTGCCGCCATTTCCCCTAGACGAAGTTCGCCTCGAAAGGCCTGTTTATGCCGATTGTGCTAGCAACTTCACTGGAATGTCGGCAAGCCGAATCCCAGGAGTAAGGTAGAGTTCCAAGGCAGGGTCTGCCCGTGCGACACGGCATGGCTCGCCAGACCCAAAAACACTACAAATTAGCCACTCGAAGTCCTTGTCCTCGGACACCACCGATTCGCCATGCCCGATCCATCCTCTCCCTTGGAATCCCTGATTGCAAAGGCTGGTACGCTCTACACGCTGCCAGCGGTTGCCATGGAAGTGCTGCAGCTGACCAATAGCGATCGCGTAGATACGCGGGCGCTGAAGGAGTGCATCGAGCGCGATCCGGCCTTGGCGGCCAAGCTGCTCAAAGTGGTGAACGGCGCGATGTTCGGGCTGAGTGGTAAAGTGGAGAACCTTACTCAGGCGATCGCCCTGTTGGGGATCAAGCCGCTCAAGTTGCTGGTGCTTGGTTTCAGTTTGCCGAAAGGCTTGCTGGCCGACCTCGACGCGGTGCAGCTGGCCCAGTACTGGCGCACCGCCCTCACGCGGGCGGTCGCCGCGCGGCAGTTAGCCGAGACCCAGTGGAAGTCGCCAGGCGACGATGCTTTTCTCGTCGCACTGCTGCACGACATCGGCAAGCTGGTGCTGCTGCAACAAGTCGGCTCGCCTTACGCGAACTTTCTCGCCCAAGTGCAAAGCGAGGGGGGCCGGCTCATTGAGTTCGAACAACGCTCGCTAGGCTTCGACCATCGGCAGCTTACGGTCGCGCTGCTGCGGCATTGGTCATTGCCAGAGATCTACGCGGCCAGCATCGAGACTGCACCGCTCAAGCAAAACACGGTCGGCGACTACTCCAACGAACAATCGATTCCGCAGATCCTCGCGCTCGCGAATCTGATGGTCGAGCTGGTGAACGATCACCGCTTGAAGGTATTGCCCGACTTGCTCGAGCAAGGGGAGTGTTACTGTGGGCTCACCAGCGACGACCTCAGCCGACTGCTGGCTGAAGTCGAACCTCGCGTCGAGCAGTTGGCCAGCGTGCTACAGGTGGAAGTGTCGGAAACGGCCAAGTACACCGAGGTGTTGCTCGAAGCGCACGAACTCATGTCGCAAGTCGCCACCGACGCAGCAGGCATGCTGATGCTTACCGAGGATCAACTGTGTGCGCAGGTGCTGAGCGATTCGAGCGAGTTGCAACAAGCGATGCGCGACTTCACACGGGTGCCGCCGCCAGGCGACTCGGCCTTGCAGGGGCAAGGTCGCGCCGACGCACCCCAGGCTTCCGCCATGCGGGGACCTCGCAGCCGCACTACTTCGGTCGAGGCGGCCCTAGCGACCGCTCGGGCGCGGCTGGCGAAGGTGGTCGCGCAGCAGGCGATCGATTGTCGCGAGCAGCGCATCAGTTTGAGCCTGGTATGCATCGAAGCATCGATGGCCGACGACGGAAGCATGTCGACCGACGCCGCGGCCGCACTCAATTCGGCGCTGCAGCCGCTGATGGAAGAGTACCAGCTGAGCAACGACCAGTACTTGCGGCTATCAGAAGCATCGATTGCCATCGTCTTGCCGAACATCGAGCGTCGCGAGGCCGTAGAGCTAACACAGCGCTTAGTGCGACTGGTCGACTCGAATAGTGGCCACGCGGTGCCGCCGAACATCAAGGCCGGAGCCGCTTCGATTTCCGGGATTCCCAAGGGTTGGGAGTCGGTTCGGTTGGTCGAGGCCGCAGAAAATTGCCTGTCGGCGGCACGCCATGCGGGCGGCAGTTCCGTGAAAAGCATCGAAGTTTACTAAGCCGTGTCCGCCCCTTGGGTCGCAGGCCCGCAGACTGTTTGATAAGATCGGCACCATGCCCGACGACGCCCAGCCCCACGAAACACCGACCACCCCGCCTGCCGCTGCGGCCAGTGCTGCGCCGGAGGGGGCCGCGAGCCCTGCCCGGGGGGTAGAAGTCGAACTCACCGCGCCCGATCACCGGCCAGTCCAGGTCGAGGTCCAAGCCGAGTATCGTGAGCTTCGCAGTTCCGATCTCAACTCCGCGGACGATGAGGACAAACCGATTCGGCGCAACATCCGCTTGCCGATCTTGCTGTTCATTGCGACTTGCATGTCGACTTTCTGGGTTGGAGCGACCCATTACAAGCCGACCGATCGCATGGGCAGCACCACTGAGATGTGGCAAGTGATCCAGCACAACTGGCAGGATGGGCTCATCTATATGGGCGCGGTCTTGGCCATTTTGCTGACCCACGAGATGGGGCACTTCCTGCAAACGCTTCGCCATCGCATACCGGCCAGCTATCCGCTCTGCATCCCGGTGCCGTTCAACCCGATTGGGACCATGGGAGCTGTGATCAGCATGGATGGAATGAAGGCCGATCGCAAACAGATCTTCGATATTGGTCTCGCCGGACCACTGGCCGGCCTGGCCGTGGCCATCCCGATTCTGTGCATCGGCGTCGGACAACTCGACCTTTCGACCTCGCCGGGTGCGCCACGCGAGATTCAACTCAACAGCCCGTTGATCGTCACGTTGATGATCGACACCATCCACCCCGAGTGGTCGGACCGCGCCGATTGGATCAGCATCTCGCAGGTGAATCCCTGGTTCATGGCCGGTTGGGTCGGCATGCTGATCACTGGGTTGAATATGATGCCGATCAGCCAACTCGATGGGGGCCACACCCTGTACGGTTTGTTCGGTCCCCAAGCCCGCACATACGCGCAAGGGTTTGTGATCGCTGCGATCGTGTACGTGGTGCTGTTCCTCGAACAGGCCGCGCTGTGGACACCCATGCTGATTCTGGTGATCCTGATGGGGGTCCATCATCCCCCGACGGCCGACGACGACGTGGAACTCGACGACGTTCGCTGGATCGTCGGCGTTGCGTCGCTATCGATTCCGGTTCTTTGCTTCCCGCTCTTGGGGCTCAAGCAGTAACTCGAAAGCTAATCCTGCGTCGGCGACGCGTAAGGATTGTTGGGATCCGGCACCGAGTAGCTGGGGCCCCGCGTGGAACTGCTCGTTTGCGGACTGTAGGGATCCGCGGCTTCCAGTTCTTCCTGTGCTTGGCGTTTGTAGAACGTGTTGCCGAGCACGTAGACCAAGACAATCGTGCCGATCACGACGCCTAGATCCATCGCGACCATCACCATTTGATCGGGCATGTCGATCACGCCCGATAAGGCAAGCAGGCCGATCGCCAGACCGATACAGAAAGCAAACGGAAGCACGCAAACACAGAGAACTCCCAAGATGCGTGCCCGCGTTCCGACCACCTCGCGACCACCGCCGAGCGCGAACTTGCCACGAAACAGCACAACGATTCCATAGATGAAGACGGCAAGTTGAAGCATGGCAAGGTCTCGATAGAACGCGCTAGAAAAAGAGGGGAAGATCAGCCGCCTGCTGCTGGTTTCCGCTAGTTTAGTCTCGCGGTTCACCAGGCGTCAAGCTTTTGCATGCCTTCTCCAGGTTCGCCAGTTCCACCTGTTTTGCAATCTCAAGACGTGGCAAAACAATCCTTGCTCGCACGTCTCATTTAGTTGGTTTTCGTGCGACCCGGGGCTAGAATGCGGTCACCAAGCGTCCCGTCCGCTCGTATCTGCAAGGATCCCTCATGCGTCGATTGCTGGTCATTACTGTGGGGATAAGTTTGTTTGCGGGCAGTTGCGTAGCAAACGAGTATGCCACGCTCGAATTCTTCGAACGCGAAGTCCGCCCGATCTTGGCGAATCGTTGCTACGAGTGCCACGATGGTGAGAATGCCGAAGGGGCAGCCAACCTGCGCCTCGATTACGGTGGTGGTTGGACCGCCGGCGGCGACAGCGGCCCTGCCATTGATACGCACGATGCCGAGAAGAGCCTGCTGCTGCGGGCGGTGTCGTACGACGATCCCGATCTGCAGATGCCGCCGAAGAGCAAGTTGCCGCAGCGCGAGATCGATGTGCTGCGCAACTGGATCGCCGCGGGAGCGGTGGCTCCTGAAGAGACCCCCGAGGAATCCAAAGCGAGCCAAGGCATCGACATCGAAGCGCGTCGCCGGGAGCATTGGGCCTGGCAACCGGTCGAGCGCCCCCAGGTGCCAACGGTCAACGACCAGCAGTGGCCGGCCGATCCGCTCGACCAATTTGTGCTGGCAAAGCTCGAGCAGGCGAAGCTTGCCCCGGCTGAGCCTTGCGATCCGGCCACTTGGCTGCGTCGAGTAAAGTTCGATCTCACGGGTTTGCCACCCACGGTCGAAGAGGTTCGCGAGTTTGTCGCGGATCCCTCGCCGGCCGCGCGGGAGAAGGTTGTCGATCGATTACTGGCCAGTCCCGAGTTCGGTGAGTGCTGGGCGCAGCATTGGCTCGACCTGATGCGATTCGCCGAGACCAAAGGGCACGAGCAAGACTACGACATCCCCCACGCCTGGCGATATCGCGATTACGTGATTCGGGCGATGAATGCGAATGTGCCGTACAACCAGTTTGTCGTGGAGCACATTGCCGGCGATCTAGTCGACCCTCCGCGAGTCGATCCCGAGACTCGCACCAATCAATCCATTCAAGCCACGGGATGGTGGCACCTTGGCGAGGCAACGCACTCGCCGGTCGACATCCGCGGCGAAGAAGCCAATCGTATCGACAACCAGATCGACGTGTTCGGCAAAGCCTTGCTCGGCATGACCATCGCTTGTGCCCGCTGCCATGATCACAAGTTCGATGCGATCTCCACGGCCGACTATTACGCGCTGTGCGGGTTTGTTCAGAGCAGCAGTTACCAGGAAGCCAATATCGCTGATCCCGAACGTCAGCAACAACTGGCCCGCGAGTTCGAGTCGCTGCAACAACAGCATGCCGCGCAGGTGCTGCCAGCTTATGTTGCGTTGGTCGAGCAGCGTTTGACCAAGTTCGTCGGCCAGGCGAAGCAAGGCAATTGGACCGATGCACAGCGGGCGGAACTGCAACAAGCGATTCACCAACCAAGCCATCCCTGGCACCTGCTGGCGGTTGCGTCTGAAGCCGAAGGCCGTGGCATGACCGTCGAGCAGATGATTCGCCAGGCGGTGAGCGAGACACCGACCTCCGATGGGCCAACGTTCGACTCCACAACGCCGAACGCAATCGTCGATTTTAGCGCGGTGGCCGAACCGGTTGCCTACGCCGATTGGTTGACCTCGGGGCAGGCATTTGGTTCCGCTCCTCAACCGGCCGGCGCAGTGCTGATTGCCGACGTCAGCGACACCGAGTCGCCGAGGGTGCTGAGCCATGCGGCCGCGACCAACCTGGCGACCAGTCCCAAGCTGACCGGGTTGTATCGCACCCGCACGTTCGAAGTCACTGCCGACCGGCTATGGTATCGCGTGCGTGGTAAGGCCAACGTGTTCATGGAAGTCGATTCGCATCGCACGGTCGCTGGACCGCTGCACGGAGTGGTCCGCAAGTCGATCGACACCCAGGGGGCCTGGCAGTGGATCGAGCATCCCACGCAAGACTACGTGGGGCATCACGTGCATGTCGACTTCAAGCCAACCGGTGAGTTCTCGCTGGCCGAAGTCCGCCATGGCAACACTCGTCCCGCAGAGCCTAAAGCAGTGAATCCCGCGCTCGCTCAGGCGGTGCGCGACGCGAACCCTGCGACGTTTAGCGATGTGTTGGAGGTAGTCACTTCGACTATGTCGCTGGCGCTCGAAGACGCTTGCCATCATCGGGCCGACGAGGCCGTGTTGCCGCTTGCCGAATGGCTGGTGGATCACGACTCGCTTTTGCCTGAGGTCGCAGGAGAGTCGTTCGCAACGTATCGCACCGTGGTGGACAACTACACGGCCGCACGCACGGAGCTGGAGAAGCAGATTCCCCACCCGCAGTACGCGATTGCCCTATTGGATGGGAGCAGCGAAGACGAGTACGTGCACCTGCGCGGAAGCCATCAACGTTTGGCCCCCGAAGCCACGCATCGCCGGATGCTGACCGCGCTGGGGGGTGAGTTCCCTATTACCGAGGGAAGCGGCCGGCTGCAACTCGCCGAGCGAGTGGCGGCGGCCGATAACCCGCTGTTCACTCGCACCATCGTGAATCGCTTGTGGGCGCATTTGATGGGCGAGGGCATCGTCGCGACGGTCGACAACCTGGGAGTGCTGGGCCGACGCCCGACGCATCCCGATCTGCTCGACTACCTGGCGTGCGAGTTCGTCGACAGCAATTGGGACACCAAGGCCATGATCCGCCGCATGGTGCTCAGCAGCACCTACGCACAGCGTTCGCAGGGTTCGCCCGCGAACGACCCGCAGGTGGTGGAACTGGCCGACCCGGCCAACGAGTTGGTGCACATGGCCAGAGTGCGTCGGGTGCCTGCCGAAGCAATTCGCGACAGCCTGTTTGTGATTGCCGGCGAGCTCGACCCGAAAATGTACGGGCCGAGCGTCGAGGTGGAGATCACCGACTTCATGCGGAACAATCGCAGCCCGAGCGGCAGCGGCCCGATGGATGGCGATCGTCGGCGAAGCATCTACGTGAAGGTTCGCCGGAACGCGCTCAATCACTTCCTGGCCGCTTTCGACAAGCCGATGCCGTTTACGACGGTCGGCCATCGCAACTGCAGTAACTCGGCCGCTCAGCCGCTGATGCTGCTGAACGATCCGCTGGTGCATCACCTGGTCGACAAGTGGGCCGAGAAGCTCACCGCGCAGTTCGCCGACGACTCGGCCGCGATCGAACACGCCTACCTTTCGGCCTTCGCCCGCCCGGCTTCGGCCGAGGAGACCGCGCAGATCACCGCGTTTCTCGCCGAGCAAGCCAGCGCCAATGTGCCGCGCGCCGACGCTTGGCAAGATGTTTGCTTGGCATTGGTGAACAGCAAAGAGTTCATTTTCCTCAAGTAGCTTTCGATTCTTTCAGTAACAGCACAGTGCTGAGCAACGTCTGCTGCTCTCGCTTGCGATAGTCCTATCCCACCTTTCGCCTTAGCCCCTCCCGAGTGCCATGCATTGCCAACGCTTTGTGAATCCTCCACTGACGCGCCGCGAGATGCTTCGGCAATGTGCGTGTGGCTTCGGCGGTCTGGCGCTCGCCAGCCTGGCAGGGGGTGCGCCGCCGGCCCCACCCGGCTACCGTCCGCGGGCGAAGAGCGTGATCTTTCTCTACATGGATGGCGGCGTATCCCAGGTCGATAGCTTCGATCCCAAGCCAGCCCTCGAGCGGTGGAATGGCAAGCCGTTCAATGCGAAGATCGAGCCGACGCAGTTCGACAACGTGGGGACTACGCTCGCGTCGCCTTGGAAGTTCTCGCAGCACGGCGAGTCGGGCCAGTGGTGCAGCACCATGTTCCCGAACATCGCCCGCAACATCGATAAGCTCGCCATCGTGCGGAGCATGGTCAGCGAGTTCTCCGAGCACAACACGGCCAACTACTTCCTGCACACCGGCTTCGGGCAGGCGGGGCGGCCGAGCATGGGGGCCTGGCTCAGTTACGGGCTTGGCAGCGAAACGCAAAACCTGCCGACGTTTGTCGTGATCAACGGCGGGCTTGTCCCGAGCGGCGGGGCCGATAACTTTGCCGCTGGATTCCTGCCGGCGCTGCATCAGGCCACCATGTTCAAGCCGCAGAAGCTCCCGGTCGCGAACCTCAACGCACCCGCTTCGATGAACGACGAGCGGATGCACGGGGTCCGCAGCTTGCTGGCGAGTCTCGACTCCGGTGTCGCCGAGAGCTATGCCCACAACGATGCGATCGAGAGCGCGATTGCCAACTACGAGCTGGCCTATCGCATGCAAATGGCCGTACCCGAGGTGGCTTCGGTCGACGACGAACCGGAGTTCATCCGCGAGCAATACGGGCTGAACCACGATTTCGCTCCCACCCGCATCTTCGCCCGCGAATGCCTGCTCGCCCGCCGGATGGTGGAGCAGGGGGTGCGGTTCATCGAGCTGACCTGCCCGGCCATCTCGGGCTGCGATCGCTGGGACGCCCATGGCGGGTTGATCAAGAACCACTCCGAAAACGCCCTGGCGACCGACCAGCCAATCGCCGCGCTACTGGACGATCTCGACGCCCGCGGGCTGCTCGACGAAACCCTGGTGGTGTGGGCCGGTGAGTTCGGGCGCACGCCGTTTGCTCAGGGCTCGGACGGGCGCGATCACAATCCGTTTGGCTTCACCATCTGGATGGCCGGCGGCGGCGTCCGCGGCGGCACCACTTATGGCCAGACCGACGAGTTCGGCTACCGCGTGGTCGAAAACCGAGTGACCATCCACGACCTGCACGCGACCATGCTACACCTGCTGGGCATCGACCACACGAAGCTCACCTACCGCTTCGGCGGCCGCGACATGCGACTCACCGATGTCCACGGCGAACTCGTCCACGGCATCCTGGCTTAGGCCTGCGATGCCTTATCGTCGGCGGTACCACCCCACCGCCAGCCCGGCGGCTAGCAGCAGCGTGCAGCTGCTTGGCTCCGGCACGTTCAGCGTGCCGACCACCGCCGCGGCAGTGGCTCCGAAGTTCTCTTTCCAGAGGTTGTACTGCAACATGCCGATCGACGACGTGTAGGGATTGTTGGTCAGCGTGCCGGCTTCGCCGCCGAAGTTATCGCGCCAGAGCGTGTAGTCGCCGAGATCGACGACGCCATCGTTGTTGTAGTCGCCCGCCAGCTCGTTCGGCAGGTTCGTCCAAATCAAATCGAACGATGACGCGGTCGACTCGCCGAACTCGTTGCTGATCGATACCACTTCCACGGTCACCAAGTTGCGGCGGGTCGGGGCAATCAGGTTGCGAACGAAGAACGAGTTGTTCAAGGTGCCGCCGAGGAACACGCGCCGACCGTCGACCACTTCGTACACGTTGTAGTTGTATACCTCGTTCGAGTCGTCGGGCGCGTAGTCGGCCGAGTGCTGCCACTCGAGCCGCATCGTGTATTGTCGGTCGTTCACTTCCGCGTAGTCGAGCAGCGCCAGGTTGGTTGGCGGGGCGACCGGATCGGCCTCGCCATCGATCACTCCCAGGCGGCCGATGTTGATGCCGTAGTCGTCGTCGGTGCCATCGAAACGAAAGCCAAGCTGGGCGATCGTTTTGCCTGCGTAATCTCCCAAAGGGAGCGTTGCGAGTTCCCAACCGCCGCCGCTGCTCGCACCCACCGGCACCGCGGTGAAGTTCGTGGGATCGTCGGTAAAGGCCACCAGCACTTCCATGTTCGAATCACTGGCCGCTACGTCGGTCTTGAAGGCCACCTGCAGATTGGTCTCCGCGGTGACCGGCAAGTTGGTCATGTACAACCGCAAGTCGTTTTGGCTCGTTAGGTTGCCGCTCACACGCAGGCTGCTGCCACCGTAGTAGGCGATGCCAAAGTCGATCTCGGGAGTCAGCGGGTTCGACGGGGCGTCGATCAACCATCGCCAGGTTGGCACTACATCCTGCAGGCTCAGGTTGTTCCACTCGCCGCGACGAGAAACCATTCCGTCGATCCAATAATGGTTGCCTTGCCCCATGTTAAAGTTGGTGACGAACGGGCCATCGGTAATCGGCGACTTCTCCGGCACGTAGTTCGCCAGCCCTTTCCAGCCTCGCGAACCAACGCTGCCCGAGGTATCCCTCGGATCCGCGTTGGCACCCACCCAGAACTGGTTGTCGCGCTCGTAGAACTGCTCGACCGTGCTGGTAGAGTTCAGCGTCCACTCCGGACGGTAGAGGCCTAGCGACGCGCGATGGTCACCGCCGTTGGGGAACAAATCGCTCATCGACACCCGCGACTGGTCCCACCCCGAGCCTTCGACGTCGACCCCCGCGTAGATCTCGTACTTGTCGCGGCCGAGTGCTTCGGCGTACGAGGCCGAGTTATTAAGCTTATTCGCGTTCCAGCGAAAGTCGAGGAACATACTGTCCGACGCGCGATCGTTCGTCGAGCTTCCTTCGAAGAAGCCATTGTTGAAGCTGTTGAGTTCGCCTTGCCAACTGATGTTGCCGTTTTCGAGCATCGAGTCGTACCAGATCATCTCAAGATCGCTGTTGTCTTGGATGTACTGCAAGAAGTCGATGGTTTGCTGAGCCAGGCCGCTGTCCGCGCCGGACGTTTCCTGATTGAAGAACCAGCCATCGAAGCGATTCTTTTCGGCGATCTCAATCAGCTTGTCGGCCAGCGGATATCGCCCGCCACGCGATTCGGAGACCAGGTCGCTCAATCGGTCGATGTCGCCACCGTACACGTTGGGGGGCAGGAAAATCGTGCCATAGACCGGCACTCCGTTGCGATGGGCCGCGTCGATCACCGGGCCATTAGGGGCGAGAATGTTCCCCTCGCCGGCCGAACCACCCCAGAATACCATCGCGTCGAGGTATTGCCAGTTGTTGAACGCGTAGTACCGTGAGGTGTCGCTCCCTTGCGAGGGATTGTTCGACGTGGAATCAAACGCCGCCAGCGACATCACGCGGGCTTGGTTCGCTCGGGCGTTGGGATTTGCTTGCAGCGCGGGATTAGTGAACCGCGAAGCGAGCGGAACGCTCCCCTTGTTGAATTGCGCGTCGGGGTCCCAGTCGTACACGTAATCCTTCAACGAGTTCGGCTCGTCGTCGGGTTTCCAATACGAAGCATATGGCTGCAGCGGCAAATCCGCCTGGCAGCACGCGCTCCACACGCATAGATTGGCCAGGCCGATCGCGCAGATCGCCCAGCGAAAGAAAGGTCGCATCACAGTCTCCAGAAGCCTTGCATCTCTGTCCGGTTCCATTGTACCAACGGCCCGTAAACTGCTGCAGGGTTTGGCGGCGAAAACGCTGGGAGAATTGAGAGCTTTTGAGGCTTGGTGCTACGAGAATTCAGCCGCCCTGCGGCCCGCTGCGCGCGGCGACGACCGTTTCTTCGCTTCGTGCGGTGTTCTTGGGGGAAACCGTAGTTGGAATAGGTACCAACGTATCTGGATTGTTTACCGTAGCAGACCCGCGTGGTCTCAGCCGTGGCCGACAACATCGTAGAGGTAGTTGGCGACGACGGAACTGAACTGCTTGAATCCGGCGAAGTGGTTCTCTTCTAGGCGGACCTGGGAGTTCATAAAACTACCAGCCGATCCCACTCGCTATCCCCAGGTCGCACCTAGAGTCATGCGGCGTTAGCCCTGCCACGCTGCACCGCTATTCGAACTCAACCAGCACCTGGCCGGTCTTCACCGAGTCGCCAGGCGTGACTTTGATGTTCGAGACCTTACCCTCCCTCGGCGAGGTGATCTCGGTTTCCATCTTCATCGCTTCGACGACCAGCAGCACGTCGGAGGCGGCGATTGCGTCGCCCACCTTAGCGGTCACGCGGACCACTACCCCAGAGATCGGGCTGCGACAAACTTTGCTCTCGTCGGCCACCACTTCCTGGCTGCCGCCGGGCACTGGGACTGCTGGGGTGGCCGCAGCGGCCGGGGCGCGGACGTGGCCTGGTGGCGGAACGTACGCCGGGCGCGGGGATTCCGGCTCGTCGACTTCGACTTCCACCTCGAATAGTTGGCCATCGACCTTGATGTTGAGTTTCAATGCGGACTCCTGGAAGCTAAATCGTGGGACGCTTGAATCGTGGCACGGCCTTGGTGGCTCCACTGTGGATTGCTCATCAGGCGAATCTGGCGAATCTTCGGCTTGACGCCTAGATACGCGGCCACCGCTGCGCTAATGGTCAAAATCATATCTTCGTCAACGACCTTTGCCGGCTGATGCAACTCCAGCGCGGCGACGCGATCGTTCAACTGAGCGATTTCCGCGCGCAGACTCTCGAGCGTGGAGAGGATTTCCTTCGATAGTTCGGAATCAGAGGCCATAACGTTCTCGGCGTTGTTCGCGGCGGCTTAGGTGCTCTGGGAGATACACTACAGGGGAATCAAACCATGCTTCTTCGGCGGGCGATGATCGCGCTTGCTGTGCAGGTACTCCAGCGCCCGGGCCAGGTGTCGCCGGGTACTGGCTGGTTCAATGATGTCGTCCACCAACCGCCGCCCGGCCGCCACGTAGGGCGAGGCGAACGCTTCGCGGTAGCGGGCGATTAGCTCTTCGCGGGTCTTGGCCTTGTCCTCGGCCTCTTGCATTTCTTTGCGGAAGACAATCTCTACGGCCCCTTCGGCCCCCATCACGGCCACTTCGGCAGTGGGCCAGGCCAGCACGCAGTCGGCGCCCAGGTCGCGGGAACTCATCGCCACGTGCGCGCCGCCGTACGACTTGCGAAGGATCACCTGAATCTTCGGCACGCTCGCCGCGGAGTAAGCGAACAACAGCTTCGCCCCGTTGCGGATGATGCCGCCGTACTCCTGTTCCACGCCGGGCAGGTAGCCAGGGACGTCGACGAACGTGATCAGCGGAATGTTGAACGCGTTGCAGAAGCGGATGAAGCGGGCTGCCTTGTTGGCGGCCTTGATGTCGATCGCGCCCGACATCACCGCAGGCTGGTTG containing:
- a CDS encoding HDOD domain-containing protein; its protein translation is MPDPSSPLESLIAKAGTLYTLPAVAMEVLQLTNSDRVDTRALKECIERDPALAAKLLKVVNGAMFGLSGKVENLTQAIALLGIKPLKLLVLGFSLPKGLLADLDAVQLAQYWRTALTRAVAARQLAETQWKSPGDDAFLVALLHDIGKLVLLQQVGSPYANFLAQVQSEGGRLIEFEQRSLGFDHRQLTVALLRHWSLPEIYAASIETAPLKQNTVGDYSNEQSIPQILALANLMVELVNDHRLKVLPDLLEQGECYCGLTSDDLSRLLAEVEPRVEQLASVLQVEVSETAKYTEVLLEAHELMSQVATDAAGMLMLTEDQLCAQVLSDSSELQQAMRDFTRVPPPGDSALQGQGRADAPQASAMRGPRSRTTSVEAALATARARLAKVVAQQAIDCREQRISLSLVCIEASMADDGSMSTDAAAALNSALQPLMEEYQLSNDQYLRLSEASIAIVLPNIERREAVELTQRLVRLVDSNSGHAVPPNIKAGAASISGIPKGWESVRLVEAAENCLSAARHAGGSSVKSIEVY
- a CDS encoding site-2 protease family protein, with product MPDDAQPHETPTTPPAAAASAAPEGAASPARGVEVELTAPDHRPVQVEVQAEYRELRSSDLNSADDEDKPIRRNIRLPILLFIATCMSTFWVGATHYKPTDRMGSTTEMWQVIQHNWQDGLIYMGAVLAILLTHEMGHFLQTLRHRIPASYPLCIPVPFNPIGTMGAVISMDGMKADRKQIFDIGLAGPLAGLAVAIPILCIGVGQLDLSTSPGAPREIQLNSPLIVTLMIDTIHPEWSDRADWISISQVNPWFMAGWVGMLITGLNMMPISQLDGGHTLYGLFGPQARTYAQGFVIAAIVYVVLFLEQAALWTPMLILVILMGVHHPPTADDDVELDDVRWIVGVASLSIPVLCFPLLGLKQ
- a CDS encoding PSD1 and planctomycete cytochrome C domain-containing protein, with the protein product MRRLLVITVGISLFAGSCVANEYATLEFFEREVRPILANRCYECHDGENAEGAANLRLDYGGGWTAGGDSGPAIDTHDAEKSLLLRAVSYDDPDLQMPPKSKLPQREIDVLRNWIAAGAVAPEETPEESKASQGIDIEARRREHWAWQPVERPQVPTVNDQQWPADPLDQFVLAKLEQAKLAPAEPCDPATWLRRVKFDLTGLPPTVEEVREFVADPSPAAREKVVDRLLASPEFGECWAQHWLDLMRFAETKGHEQDYDIPHAWRYRDYVIRAMNANVPYNQFVVEHIAGDLVDPPRVDPETRTNQSIQATGWWHLGEATHSPVDIRGEEANRIDNQIDVFGKALLGMTIACARCHDHKFDAISTADYYALCGFVQSSSYQEANIADPERQQQLAREFESLQQQHAAQVLPAYVALVEQRLTKFVGQAKQGNWTDAQRAELQQAIHQPSHPWHLLAVASEAEGRGMTVEQMIRQAVSETPTSDGPTFDSTTPNAIVDFSAVAEPVAYADWLTSGQAFGSAPQPAGAVLIADVSDTESPRVLSHAAATNLATSPKLTGLYRTRTFEVTADRLWYRVRGKANVFMEVDSHRTVAGPLHGVVRKSIDTQGAWQWIEHPTQDYVGHHVHVDFKPTGEFSLAEVRHGNTRPAEPKAVNPALAQAVRDANPATFSDVLEVVTSTMSLALEDACHHRADEAVLPLAEWLVDHDSLLPEVAGESFATYRTVVDNYTAARTELEKQIPHPQYAIALLDGSSEDEYVHLRGSHQRLAPEATHRRMLTALGGEFPITEGSGRLQLAERVAAADNPLFTRTIVNRLWAHLMGEGIVATVDNLGVLGRRPTHPDLLDYLACEFVDSNWDTKAMIRRMVLSSTYAQRSQGSPANDPQVVELADPANELVHMARVRRVPAEAIRDSLFVIAGELDPKMYGPSVEVEITDFMRNNRSPSGSGPMDGDRRRSIYVKVRRNALNHFLAAFDKPMPFTTVGHRNCSNSAAQPLMLLNDPLVHHLVDKWAEKLTAQFADDSAAIEHAYLSAFARPASAEETAQITAFLAEQASANVPRADAWQDVCLALVNSKEFIFLK